In one Streptomyces sp. NBC_00597 genomic region, the following are encoded:
- a CDS encoding discoidin domain-containing protein → MVAMALGPAPGAAAEGDAGWWNPSARPAPDSQINVTGEPFKGTNAQGQVRGFVDAHDHIMSNEGFGGRLICGKAFSDLGVADALKDCPEHYPDGSLAIFDFITKGGDGKHDPTGWPTFKDWPAHDSLTHQQNYYAWIERAWRGGQRVLVNDLVTNGVICSVYFFKDRSCDEMTAIRLEAQKTYDMQAYIDKMYGGPGKGWFRIVTDSAQARDVIQQGKLAVVLGVETSEPFGCKQILDVAQCSKADIDRGLDELYRLGVRSMFLCHKFDNALCGVRFDEGALGTAINVGQFLSTGTFWKTEQCSGPQHDNPIGLAPAPSAQKELPAGVAVPSYAAGAQCNSRGLTDLGEYAVRGMMKRKMMLEVDHMSVKAAGRAFDILESESYPGVISSHSWMDLGWTERLYKLGGFAAQYMNGSEGFSAEAGRTKALRDKYQVGYGYGTDMNGVGGWPGPRGADTPNPVKYPFRSTDGGSVIDKQTTGQRTWDLNTDGAAHYGLVPDWIEDIRLVGGQGVVDDLFKGAESYLHTWGASEQHKAGVNLAAHAPAAASSAEWNPFVSYAPGRAVDGDTGTRWASDWNDDQWLRIDLGSPGVVKRVTLDWERAYGKAYRIEVSADDVNWQTVWSTTSGDGGLDTAQFAGVPARYVRVHGVGRGTQWGYSLHEVGVYSS, encoded by the coding sequence ATGGTGGCCATGGCCCTCGGCCCCGCGCCCGGCGCGGCCGCCGAGGGCGATGCCGGCTGGTGGAACCCCTCCGCGCGGCCCGCCCCCGACTCCCAGATCAACGTCACGGGCGAGCCGTTCAAGGGCACGAACGCCCAGGGACAGGTACGGGGCTTCGTCGACGCCCACGACCACATCATGTCCAACGAGGGCTTCGGCGGCCGGCTCATCTGCGGCAAGGCCTTCTCCGACCTGGGCGTGGCCGACGCCCTCAAGGACTGCCCCGAGCACTACCCCGACGGCTCCCTCGCGATCTTCGACTTCATCACCAAGGGCGGGGACGGCAAGCACGACCCGACCGGCTGGCCGACGTTCAAGGACTGGCCCGCCCACGACTCGCTGACCCACCAGCAGAACTACTACGCCTGGATCGAACGGGCCTGGCGCGGCGGCCAGCGCGTACTCGTCAACGACCTCGTCACCAACGGGGTGATCTGCTCGGTCTACTTCTTCAAGGACCGCAGCTGCGACGAGATGACCGCCATCCGCCTGGAGGCGCAGAAGACGTACGACATGCAGGCCTACATCGACAAGATGTACGGCGGCCCGGGCAAGGGCTGGTTCCGGATCGTCACGGACTCCGCGCAGGCCCGCGACGTCATCCAGCAGGGCAAACTGGCCGTGGTCCTGGGCGTGGAGACCTCCGAGCCGTTCGGCTGCAAGCAGATCCTGGACGTCGCCCAGTGCAGCAAGGCCGACATCGACCGCGGCCTCGACGAGCTGTACCGGCTCGGCGTCCGCAGCATGTTCCTGTGCCACAAGTTCGACAACGCGCTGTGCGGGGTCCGCTTCGACGAGGGCGCCCTGGGCACCGCCATCAACGTGGGGCAGTTCCTGTCGACAGGCACCTTCTGGAAGACCGAGCAGTGCAGCGGCCCGCAGCACGACAACCCGATCGGCCTGGCCCCGGCGCCGTCGGCGCAGAAGGAGCTGCCGGCGGGCGTGGCGGTCCCCTCGTACGCGGCCGGCGCGCAGTGCAACTCGCGCGGTCTCACCGACCTCGGCGAGTACGCGGTGCGCGGCATGATGAAACGCAAGATGATGCTCGAAGTCGACCACATGAGCGTCAAGGCCGCGGGCCGGGCCTTCGACATCCTCGAATCCGAGTCCTACCCGGGCGTGATCTCCTCGCACAGCTGGATGGACCTGGGCTGGACCGAACGCCTCTACAAGCTGGGCGGGTTCGCCGCCCAGTACATGAACGGCTCCGAGGGGTTCAGCGCCGAGGCCGGGCGTACGAAGGCACTGCGCGACAAGTACCAGGTCGGCTACGGGTACGGCACCGACATGAACGGGGTCGGCGGCTGGCCGGGCCCGCGCGGAGCCGACACCCCTAACCCGGTGAAGTACCCCTTCCGCAGCACCGACGGCGGCTCCGTCATCGACAAGCAGACCACCGGGCAGCGCACCTGGGACCTCAACACCGACGGGGCGGCGCACTACGGCCTGGTCCCCGACTGGATCGAGGACATCCGGCTCGTCGGCGGCCAGGGCGTCGTGGACGACCTCTTCAAGGGCGCCGAGTCCTACCTGCACACCTGGGGGGCGTCCGAGCAGCACAAGGCCGGGGTCAACCTCGCCGCGCACGCACCCGCCGCGGCCAGCTCCGCCGAGTGGAACCCCTTCGTCAGCTACGCGCCCGGCAGGGCCGTCGACGGCGACACCGGCACCCGCTGGGCGAGCGACTGGAACGACGACCAGTGGCTCCGCATCGACCTCGGCTCCCCCGGCGTCGTCAAGCGCGTCACCCTCGACTGGGAGCGCGCGTACGGGAAGGCGTACCGGATCGAGGTCTCCGCGGACGACGTGAACTGGCAGACCGTGTGGTCCACGACCTCCGGCGACGGCGGCCTGGACACGGCGCAGTTCGCCGGCGTCCCCGCCCGGTACGTACGCGTCCACGGAGTGGGGCGCGGCACGCAGTGGGGCTATTCCTTGCACGAAGTCGGCGTCTACAGCAGCTGA
- a CDS encoding TetR family transcriptional regulator: MARMPLAQRRRQLTEAAIRAMARDGVPRTTTRSIAAEAGVSLSVFHYCFDSKQALLESVIETITEHYLAVVKEAIRPRATLRETVRAGFEAYWDHVCAHPAEHMLTYELTQYALREPGCEHLARRQHELYCATYVELLEQVRAGMGFELRVPVTVLARYLAAMTDGLTLNFLVLGDADAAAQILDMVAEHVAGLVHDERLLPSTGVPR; the protein is encoded by the coding sequence ATGGCACGCATGCCGTTGGCGCAGCGGCGCCGGCAGCTGACCGAGGCCGCGATCCGCGCGATGGCCCGCGACGGCGTCCCCCGGACGACGACCCGGTCGATCGCCGCCGAGGCGGGCGTGTCGCTGAGCGTCTTCCACTACTGCTTCGACTCCAAGCAGGCCCTGCTCGAATCCGTCATCGAGACGATCACCGAGCACTACCTGGCGGTGGTGAAGGAGGCGATCCGGCCGCGCGCCACCCTCCGCGAGACCGTCCGGGCCGGCTTCGAGGCCTACTGGGACCACGTCTGCGCCCACCCCGCCGAGCACATGCTCACGTACGAGCTCACCCAGTACGCCCTGCGCGAGCCGGGGTGCGAGCACCTGGCGCGGCGGCAGCACGAGCTGTACTGCGCGACGTACGTGGAGCTCCTCGAACAGGTCCGGGCCGGCATGGGGTTCGAACTCCGCGTCCCCGTGACCGTACTGGCCCGCTACCTGGCGGCGATGACGGACGGGCTGACCCTGAACTTCCTCGTGCTCGGCGACGCCGACGCGGCGGCGCAGATCCTCGACATGGTCGCCGAGCACGTGGCGGGCCTGGTCCACGACGAGCGGCTGCTGCCCTCTACCGGCGTCCCCCGCTGA
- a CDS encoding NAD(P)H-dependent oxidoreductase, giving the protein MTEARDGTDVTDAKGATDVTVTGGAGALRVLVLAGSSREGSVNAQLAELVAAQVERSGATVDLARIRDFEMPTYDGDAEAGQGPPAGAAALRERLIAAQALVIASPEYNASVPGVIKNAVDWVSRFRPQPFKDKQTLLVSASPSMVGGNRGLWALRVPLEHLGARVYPDMFSLAAAHSAFREDGRLADEGLGERLAATVDSFLALAEADTRYLCLQRRWYEFLGDESSAPVTQRAEG; this is encoded by the coding sequence GTGACCGAGGCGAGAGACGGGACTGACGTGACCGACGCGAAGGGCGCGACCGACGTGACCGTGACCGGAGGGGCGGGCGCCCTGCGGGTCCTCGTCCTCGCGGGATCCTCCCGCGAAGGCTCCGTCAACGCCCAGCTGGCTGAACTCGTCGCGGCGCAGGTCGAGCGTTCCGGGGCCACGGTGGACCTCGCGCGGATCCGCGACTTCGAGATGCCGACCTACGACGGGGACGCCGAGGCGGGCCAGGGGCCGCCGGCCGGGGCGGCGGCGCTGCGCGAGCGGCTGATCGCGGCCCAGGCCCTGGTCATCGCCTCGCCCGAGTACAACGCCTCGGTGCCCGGCGTGATCAAGAACGCCGTCGACTGGGTCTCCCGCTTCCGGCCGCAGCCTTTCAAGGACAAGCAGACGCTGCTCGTGTCGGCCTCGCCGTCGATGGTCGGCGGCAACCGCGGCCTGTGGGCCCTGCGCGTCCCGCTCGAACACCTCGGGGCGCGGGTGTACCCGGACATGTTCAGCCTCGCCGCGGCGCATTCCGCCTTCCGCGAGGACGGCCGACTCGCGGACGAGGGCCTGGGCGAGCGGCTCGCCGCCACGGTGGACTCCTTCCTGGCGCTGGCCGAGGCGGACACGCGCTACCTGTGCCTCCAGCGCCGCTGGTACGAGTTCCTCGGCGACGAGAGCAGCGCCCCGGTCACCCAACGGGCCGAGGGCTGA
- a CDS encoding LysR family transcriptional regulator, whose product MQLELRHLQAVCQIAESGSLGGAARRLGVSQPALSAQLRRIERVTGGDLFVRGRHGVEPTALGQFVLAKARRVLTEMETLGAETRAMATDAPLRLGCILLVLIDGLLTRTDLTPAGREITVDVEHSVTALVRMLGAGRYDVVVYGEVNDHEVALPQGALARTLVPKEPFCIRMSTRHPLAGREVLDLAELAGEQWMTLVEDDDGGPEALVEACAKAGFAPSLRYRITDRKMRHDLVAAGRAISLTQPTAPAVEGTVMRPLLGTPIMGRIRLAWNRSAVSAAQADTLYRAAAGAYLANVDNNAFHRAWWNAHPEAHPVLG is encoded by the coding sequence ATGCAGCTGGAGTTGAGACATCTGCAAGCCGTGTGCCAGATAGCGGAGTCCGGCAGTCTGGGCGGCGCGGCCCGGCGGCTGGGGGTTTCCCAGCCCGCGCTCTCCGCGCAGTTGCGCAGGATCGAGAGGGTCACGGGCGGCGACCTCTTCGTCCGCGGCCGGCACGGGGTGGAGCCGACCGCGCTGGGCCAGTTCGTCCTGGCCAAGGCGCGCCGCGTGCTCACCGAGATGGAGACCCTCGGCGCCGAGACCCGTGCCATGGCGACCGACGCCCCGCTGCGGCTCGGCTGCATCCTGCTCGTCCTGATCGACGGACTGCTCACGCGGACGGACCTGACCCCGGCCGGTCGGGAGATCACCGTGGACGTGGAGCACTCGGTGACCGCACTCGTACGGATGCTCGGCGCGGGCCGGTACGACGTCGTCGTGTACGGCGAGGTCAACGACCACGAGGTCGCGCTGCCCCAGGGCGCCCTGGCCCGGACCCTCGTGCCCAAGGAACCCTTCTGCATCCGGATGTCCACACGCCACCCCCTGGCGGGCCGCGAGGTCCTGGACCTCGCCGAACTGGCCGGCGAGCAGTGGATGACCCTGGTGGAGGACGACGACGGCGGCCCCGAAGCACTGGTCGAGGCCTGCGCGAAGGCCGGCTTCGCCCCCTCCCTGCGCTACCGCATCACCGACCGCAAGATGCGCCACGACCTGGTGGCGGCGGGCCGCGCCATTTCCCTCACCCAGCCCACGGCCCCCGCGGTGGAGGGCACGGTGATGCGTCCGCTGCTCGGCACCCCGATCATGGGCCGCATCCGCCTCGCCTGGAACCGCTCGGCGGTATCCGCCGCACAAGCGGACACCCTCTACCGCGCGGCGGCGGGTGCCTACCTGGCCAACGTGGACAACAACGCCTTCCACCGCGCGTGGTGGAACGCCCACCCGGAGGCCCACCCGGTCCTCGGGTGA
- a CDS encoding M28 family peptidase, with protein sequence MASVAAMALTASLAGALATAASAAPQAKSAPSPKPAERAVAAADAAVRSGLDTLVNSPQQQYDRRLVTPWVQDLYSVSYERSYRGLPVVGGDAVVLADGQGRVRAVQSASATAVDVATTPSVSAKAAEAVSRAELAKVDKVLDSRLVVKIKDDKPVLAWETVLSGSTKTAPSKLHVFVDARTGKVVDRHDEVVAGSGSSKWNGPNPLSIDTTASGGSYSLRDPNRPGLSCADYSTGTVFTKSSDSWGTGNATSKETGCTDLMFAAQKQWDMLSQWLGRNGVSGNGRSFPGNVGLGDLNAYWDGSSVTIGHNSANEWIAGIDVVGHEYGHAIDSNTPGGTSGQEAGLGEGTGDIFGALTEAYANEPAPYDTPDYTVGEMINLTGSGPIRNMYNPPAVDNDPACYSSAIPGTEVHAAAGPLNHWFYLLAEGSSPGGGKPNSPTCNQSTVTGVGVQNAGKIFYGGMLLKTSSMSYKKYRTATLSSAKSLDPTTCNLFTRTKAAWDAISVPAQSGDPTCTPSGQNDDFSMALNPSSGSVQQGASVTTTVTTSTTTGQAQQVTLTATGLPSGVSASFNPATVQSGQSSTLTLSATANAAPGSSTITVKGQGPSLAHTVDYALNVGSTQPGNDPPNINVANVQAHLAQLNTIASQNGGNRRAGSAGYTQSVAYIKGKLQAAGFTVTEQNCTSCTYPSNNLIADWPGGPADQTVMFGAHLDSVSAGPGINDNGSGSATLLENALVLAQKNPTLTKHVRFAWWTDEEQGLNGSAFYVGRLSSAEKAAIKGYYNFDMVGSPNGGYFINNVNSTTAAPLKAYWASLNLAPEENTEGQGRSDDYSFQQGGIPTSGYAAGASARKTSAQATKWGGTANAAYDSCYHSSCDTTNNINATVLDRSADGVAYTIWKQAVGGDTPAQDFSISTSPAAGSADPGGSVTSTVNTTTVSGSPQTLALSVSGAPSGVTATLSPASVQSGGSSTLGVQVGAGTTAGTYTLTVTAAGTVTHGTTYTLTVGGGGNCTPRQVVANGGFESGSSPWTATAGVVTNQSGQVSHSGSYMAWLDGYGASHTDSAAQSLTLPAGCAKATLAFYLHIDTDENENVVYDRFTVSVGGQTLETLSNLDAAPGYVLKSYDVSRFAGQSVTLKFQGVEDQSLQTSFVVDDVTLQVG encoded by the coding sequence ATGGCTTCCGTGGCGGCCATGGCGCTGACCGCGAGCCTCGCCGGCGCACTGGCCACCGCCGCGTCCGCCGCACCACAGGCCAAGTCCGCACCCTCCCCCAAGCCCGCCGAGCGGGCGGTCGCCGCCGCCGACGCGGCGGTCCGCAGCGGTCTCGACACCCTGGTCAACTCACCCCAGCAGCAGTACGACCGGCGCCTGGTCACCCCCTGGGTGCAGGACCTGTACTCGGTCTCCTACGAGCGCAGCTACCGCGGCCTGCCCGTCGTCGGCGGCGACGCGGTCGTCCTCGCCGACGGCCAAGGGCGCGTCCGCGCCGTCCAGTCGGCCTCCGCCACCGCCGTCGACGTGGCCACCACCCCCTCCGTCAGCGCGAAGGCGGCGGAGGCCGTCTCTCGGGCGGAGCTGGCCAAGGTCGACAAGGTGCTCGACAGCCGGCTCGTCGTCAAGATCAAGGACGACAAACCGGTCCTCGCCTGGGAGACCGTCCTCTCCGGCAGCACCAAGACCGCGCCCAGCAAACTGCACGTCTTCGTGGACGCCCGCACCGGCAAGGTCGTCGACCGCCACGACGAGGTCGTCGCGGGCAGCGGCAGCAGCAAGTGGAACGGGCCCAACCCGCTCAGCATCGACACCACCGCCTCGGGCGGCTCGTACTCGCTGCGCGACCCGAACCGGCCCGGTCTGAGCTGCGCGGACTACAGCACCGGCACCGTGTTCACGAAGTCCTCGGACTCCTGGGGCACGGGCAACGCGACGTCCAAGGAAACCGGCTGCACGGACCTGATGTTCGCCGCCCAGAAGCAGTGGGACATGCTGAGCCAGTGGCTGGGCCGCAACGGCGTCAGCGGCAACGGCCGCAGCTTCCCCGGCAACGTGGGCCTGGGCGACCTCAACGCCTACTGGGACGGCAGTTCGGTCACCATCGGGCACAACAGCGCCAACGAGTGGATCGCCGGGATCGACGTGGTGGGCCACGAGTACGGGCACGCCATCGACTCCAACACCCCCGGCGGCACCAGCGGCCAGGAGGCCGGCCTCGGCGAGGGCACCGGCGACATCTTCGGCGCGCTGACCGAGGCGTACGCGAACGAGCCGGCCCCGTACGACACCCCGGACTACACCGTCGGCGAGATGATCAACCTCACGGGCAGCGGTCCGATCCGGAACATGTACAACCCGCCGGCCGTCGACAACGACCCGGCCTGCTACAGCTCCGCGATACCCGGCACCGAGGTGCACGCGGCGGCGGGTCCCCTGAACCACTGGTTCTACCTGCTGGCCGAGGGCAGCAGCCCGGGCGGCGGCAAGCCGAACAGCCCCACCTGCAACCAGTCCACGGTCACCGGCGTGGGCGTGCAGAACGCCGGCAAGATCTTCTACGGCGGCATGCTGCTCAAGACCAGCAGCATGTCGTACAAGAAGTACCGGACGGCGACCCTCAGCTCCGCCAAGTCGCTCGACCCGACCACCTGCAACCTGTTCACCAGGACCAAGGCGGCGTGGGACGCGATCAGCGTGCCCGCCCAGTCCGGTGACCCGACCTGCACCCCGAGCGGCCAGAACGACGACTTCTCGATGGCGCTGAACCCGTCGTCGGGCAGCGTGCAGCAGGGCGCCTCCGTCACCACCACCGTGACGACCAGCACCACCACCGGCCAGGCGCAGCAGGTGACCCTCACGGCCACCGGGCTGCCGTCCGGGGTGAGCGCCTCCTTCAACCCGGCCACCGTGCAGTCCGGCCAGTCCTCGACGCTGACCCTCTCCGCCACGGCCAACGCGGCGCCCGGATCCTCCACGATCACGGTCAAGGGCCAGGGCCCGAGCCTCGCGCACACCGTCGACTACGCGCTCAACGTCGGCAGCACCCAGCCCGGCAACGATCCGCCGAACATCAACGTGGCCAACGTCCAGGCTCACCTGGCCCAGTTGAACACCATCGCCTCGCAGAACGGCGGCAACCGTCGGGCCGGCAGCGCCGGCTACACCCAGTCCGTGGCGTACATCAAGGGCAAGCTGCAGGCGGCAGGCTTCACCGTCACCGAGCAGAACTGCACCTCCTGCACCTACCCGTCCAACAACCTCATCGCGGACTGGCCCGGCGGCCCGGCCGACCAGACCGTCATGTTCGGCGCCCACCTCGACAGCGTCTCGGCGGGCCCGGGCATCAACGACAACGGCTCGGGCTCCGCGACCCTGCTGGAGAACGCGCTCGTCCTCGCCCAGAAGAACCCCACCCTGACCAAGCACGTGCGGTTCGCCTGGTGGACGGACGAGGAGCAGGGCCTGAACGGCTCGGCGTTCTACGTGGGCCGGCTCAGCAGTGCCGAGAAGGCCGCCATCAAGGGCTACTACAACTTCGACATGGTCGGCTCGCCGAACGGCGGCTACTTCATCAACAACGTCAACTCCACCACCGCGGCGCCGCTGAAGGCGTACTGGGCCTCGCTGAACCTCGCCCCCGAGGAGAACACGGAGGGCCAGGGCCGCAGTGACGACTACTCCTTCCAGCAGGGCGGCATCCCCACCTCCGGCTACGCGGCCGGTGCCAGCGCCCGCAAGACCTCGGCTCAGGCCACCAAGTGGGGCGGCACCGCGAACGCGGCGTACGACTCCTGCTACCACAGCTCCTGCGACACGACGAACAACATCAACGCGACGGTCCTGGACCGCAGCGCCGACGGCGTCGCCTACACGATCTGGAAGCAGGCCGTCGGCGGCGACACCCCTGCGCAGGACTTCTCGATCAGCACCTCCCCGGCCGCCGGCTCCGCCGACCCGGGCGGCAGCGTCACCTCCACGGTGAACACCACCACCGTGAGCGGCAGCCCCCAGACGCTCGCCCTGTCCGTCTCCGGCGCCCCGTCCGGGGTGACCGCGACCCTCAGCCCGGCCTCCGTCCAGTCCGGCGGATCCTCGACGCTCGGCGTGCAGGTCGGCGCGGGCACCACGGCCGGCACCTACACCCTGACCGTCACCGCCGCCGGCACGGTCACCCACGGCACCACCTACACCCTGACCGTCGGGGGCGGGGGCAACTGCACCCCGCGCCAGGTCGTCGCCAACGGCGGCTTCGAGAGCGGCAGCAGCCCGTGGACCGCCACGGCCGGGGTCGTCACCAACCAGTCCGGCCAGGTCTCGCACAGCGGCTCGTACATGGCGTGGCTGGACGGGTACGGCGCCTCCCACACGGACAGCGCCGCGCAGTCCCTGACCCTGCCCGCCGGCTGCGCCAAGGCCACGCTCGCCTTCTACCTCCACATCGACACCGATGAGAACGAGAACGTGGTCTACGACCGGTTCACCGTCTCGGTGGGCGGCCAGACCCTGGAGACCCTGTCCAACCTGGACGCGGCCCCGGGCTACGTGCTCAAGAGCTACGACGTGTCCCGGTTCGCCGGCCAGAGCGTCACCCTGAAGTTCCAGGGCGTCGAGGACCAGTCCCTCCAGACCTCCTTCGTCGTCGACGACGTCACCCTCCAGGTGGGCTGA
- a CDS encoding enolase C-terminal domain-like protein: MRMTWHTAALELAEPLRISRSVMSRREAVRVTVEHDGLRGHGEAVSSAYRGLPARRITAHLARLRGALERYPDPETAWAGPLPGGLPAGVSAAIEAAVLDLVGKRAGRPAHRVLGTVLPPAAETARTIGIVAPVRAAATAGRLARAGFGVLKVKAGSADPARDLARVGAVRAAAPGARLLLDPNGAWSEERARGLLPAFAALGVEAVEQPVAPGRPEVLARVARDSPLPVIADEDAVSYEDAMRLAGRVHGVNVKLAECGGVRAALRICAALEGSGTEVMLGCLAASSLGIAPAVHLVDRARWVDLDGHLLLAADPWTGIGGADGTVRASPRPGLGVRPSRGRPAAT, translated from the coding sequence ATGCGGATGACCTGGCACACGGCCGCCCTGGAACTGGCCGAACCACTGCGCATCTCCCGCTCCGTGATGTCCCGCCGCGAAGCCGTCCGGGTCACCGTCGAGCACGACGGGCTGCGCGGCCACGGCGAGGCGGTGAGCAGCGCGTACCGGGGCCTGCCCGCCCGGCGGATCACGGCGCACCTGGCGCGGCTGCGCGGAGCGCTGGAGCGCTACCCCGATCCGGAGACCGCCTGGGCCGGCCCGCTGCCCGGCGGGCTCCCGGCCGGGGTGTCCGCGGCGATCGAGGCCGCCGTGCTGGACCTGGTGGGCAAGAGGGCAGGCCGGCCCGCCCACCGGGTGCTGGGCACCGTGCTCCCGCCGGCGGCGGAGACCGCCCGGACCATCGGCATCGTCGCGCCCGTACGGGCCGCTGCGACCGCGGGCCGCCTCGCCCGGGCCGGGTTCGGCGTGCTCAAGGTCAAGGCCGGCTCCGCCGACCCGGCGCGGGATCTCGCCCGGGTCGGGGCCGTGCGCGCCGCGGCCCCCGGCGCCCGCCTGCTGCTCGACCCGAACGGGGCCTGGAGCGAGGAACGGGCCCGCGGCCTCCTGCCGGCCTTCGCGGCGCTCGGCGTCGAGGCCGTCGAACAGCCGGTCGCGCCGGGCCGCCCCGAAGTCCTCGCCCGCGTCGCGCGGGACTCCCCGCTGCCGGTCATCGCCGACGAGGACGCCGTCTCGTACGAGGACGCGATGCGGCTGGCCGGCAGGGTGCACGGGGTGAACGTCAAGCTCGCCGAATGCGGCGGGGTACGCGCCGCCCTCAGGATCTGCGCGGCCCTGGAGGGCAGCGGCACCGAGGTGATGCTCGGCTGCCTCGCGGCGAGCTCCCTGGGCATCGCCCCCGCCGTGCACCTCGTCGACCGGGCCCGTTGGGTGGACCTCGACGGGCACCTGCTGCTGGCCGCCGACCCGTGGACCGGGATCGGCGGGGCCGACGGGACCGTACGGGCGTCCCCGCGCCCCGGGCTGGGCGTCCGGCCGTCCCGTGGCCGTCCGGCCGCCACCTGA
- a CDS encoding PLP-dependent cysteine synthase family protein, with product MPRPAVASAVTPVASPVAHPELLALVGRTPLARIRTELPHPHPGFWAKLEGLGAGGMKARGAVSMLRGARARGELLPGAPVVESTSGTLGVGLAFAGQALGHPVVLVADRELEPCMRQLLRTYGARLEIVDRPAREGGWQAARLARLRELLRQMPEAYWPDQYNNPDNAAGYLPMAAELADRLDRLDVLVCSVGTGGHSAGLAGPLRRRWPGLRVIGVDAVGSAIFGQRVRPRLMRGLGSSIHPRNVAHEAFDEVHWVGAAEAVDACRRLARSGFVSGGWSTGAVALVSAWAARVEPDAVVATVFPDGPHRYLGTVYDDGFCRAHGLDVAVPAARPEEIAHPRAAARAGGWARCRTVVDPVAQPVRSRVPGPAEGGGTCG from the coding sequence CTGCCCCGGCCGGCCGTCGCCTCGGCCGTCACCCCCGTCGCCTCGCCCGTCGCCCACCCCGAGCTGCTGGCGCTCGTCGGCCGCACCCCCCTCGCCCGCATCCGCACCGAACTGCCGCACCCCCACCCCGGCTTCTGGGCCAAACTCGAAGGCCTGGGCGCAGGCGGCATGAAGGCCCGCGGGGCCGTGTCCATGCTGCGCGGCGCCCGGGCTCGCGGCGAACTGCTTCCCGGAGCCCCCGTGGTCGAATCCACCTCCGGCACCCTCGGCGTCGGCCTCGCCTTCGCCGGGCAGGCCCTCGGTCACCCCGTCGTCCTCGTCGCCGACCGCGAACTCGAACCGTGCATGCGCCAGTTGCTCCGTACCTACGGCGCCCGCCTCGAAATCGTCGACCGGCCCGCCCGGGAGGGCGGCTGGCAGGCGGCCCGCCTCGCCCGACTGCGCGAACTGCTGCGGCAGATGCCGGAGGCGTACTGGCCCGACCAGTACAACAACCCCGACAACGCGGCAGGCTACCTGCCGATGGCCGCCGAGCTGGCCGACCGCCTGGACCGCCTCGACGTACTGGTCTGTAGCGTCGGGACGGGCGGACACAGCGCGGGCCTGGCCGGGCCGCTGCGCCGCCGCTGGCCCGGGCTGCGCGTGATCGGCGTGGACGCGGTCGGCTCGGCGATCTTCGGGCAGCGCGTCCGGCCCCGCCTCATGCGCGGGCTCGGCAGCAGCATCCACCCGCGGAACGTGGCCCACGAGGCGTTCGACGAGGTGCACTGGGTCGGCGCGGCCGAGGCGGTGGACGCCTGCCGGCGGCTCGCCAGGAGCGGCTTCGTCAGCGGGGGCTGGAGCACCGGCGCCGTCGCCCTGGTCTCCGCCTGGGCCGCCCGGGTGGAGCCGGACGCCGTCGTCGCGACCGTCTTCCCCGACGGCCCGCATCGCTACCTCGGCACCGTCTACGACGACGGCTTCTGCCGCGCCCACGGCCTGGACGTGGCCGTGCCGGCCGCACGGCCGGAGGAGATCGCGCACCCGCGGGCGGCGGCCCGGGCCGGCGGCTGGGCGCGCTGCCGGACCGTCGTCGACCCCGTCGCGCAGCCCGTCCGTTCCCGCGTGCCCGGGCCCGCGGAAGGCGGCGGGACATGCGGATGA
- a CDS encoding Rossmann-like domain-containing protein, with product MTATLPHAGPAPHAPAVPSVGALVRQVRSGAYGPDPAHERVSVAFTTSQAVRHHGRAGGYRNEVLSLRLAAAVGSCAVEPRSLPAAALDDCAGASVAELLDHPLLPVRIAALDAYLMHVRPHTPEHGARPHVVPRGDSLHRSRYRARAVVDLLPASGPRRVLVVGVVNSLLEQLRARGIGYVPCDLKGGATEWGEPVRTDARAELAHCDAILASGMTLGNGSFQPLLDHAARTGTPLVMFAQTGSAVLPRFLGAGVSAVSAEPYPFFWLDGGPGVIHRYGGSR from the coding sequence GTGACCGCGACCCTGCCCCACGCCGGCCCCGCCCCCCACGCCCCCGCCGTGCCGAGCGTCGGCGCCCTCGTCCGACAGGTCCGGTCCGGTGCGTACGGGCCCGACCCGGCGCACGAGCGCGTCTCCGTCGCCTTCACCACCTCACAGGCCGTACGGCACCACGGCCGGGCCGGCGGCTACCGCAACGAGGTGCTCAGCCTGCGGCTCGCGGCGGCCGTCGGATCCTGCGCGGTCGAACCCCGGAGCCTGCCGGCCGCCGCCCTCGACGACTGCGCCGGGGCGAGCGTCGCCGAACTACTCGACCACCCCCTCCTGCCCGTACGGATCGCCGCACTCGACGCCTACCTGATGCACGTACGCCCGCACACCCCCGAACACGGCGCCCGGCCCCACGTCGTCCCGCGGGGAGACTCGCTGCACCGGTCCCGCTACCGGGCCCGCGCCGTGGTCGATCTGCTGCCCGCGTCCGGGCCGCGCAGGGTCCTGGTCGTCGGCGTCGTCAACTCCCTGCTGGAGCAGCTGCGCGCCCGCGGGATCGGGTACGTCCCCTGCGACCTCAAGGGCGGCGCCACCGAGTGGGGCGAGCCGGTCCGGACGGACGCCCGGGCCGAGCTGGCGCACTGCGACGCGATCCTCGCCTCGGGAATGACCCTCGGCAACGGCTCCTTCCAGCCGCTGCTCGACCACGCCGCCCGGACCGGCACGCCGCTCGTGATGTTCGCCCAGACCGGTAGCGCCGTCCTGCCGCGGTTCCTCGGCGCCGGGGTGAGCGCCGTGTCCGCCGAGCCGTACCCCTTCTTCTGGCTCGACGGCGGTCCGGGCGTCATCCACCGCTACGGAGGCTCCCGGTGA